Proteins encoded within one genomic window of Thioploca ingrica:
- a CDS encoding dihydroneopterin aldolase, with the protein MDIIYLNALKIETVIGVYDWERQIKQTVVLDLAMATDIRQAATTDRIEDTLNYKAVAKRLVEFVSHSDFQLIETLAESIAEIVMTEFSVPWIRVQLNKPGAVRGARDVGVIIERGKQS; encoded by the coding sequence ATGGACATTATTTACTTAAACGCTTTGAAAATAGAGACCGTTATTGGAGTTTATGATTGGGAACGTCAAATTAAACAAACGGTGGTGCTCGATTTAGCAATGGCAACGGACATTCGCCAAGCCGCCACCACCGATCGTATTGAAGATACGCTTAATTATAAAGCCGTTGCTAAACGGCTGGTTGAATTTGTTAGCCATAGTGACTTTCAACTGATTGAGACTTTAGCAGAAAGCATTGCTGAAATTGTGATGACTGAATTTTCAGTGCCTTGGATACGGGTACAATTAAACAAACCGGGAGCCGTACGTGGTGCTCGTGATGTGGGTGTCATCATTGAACGCGGCAAACAATCTTAA
- a CDS encoding 2-amino-4-hydroxy-6-hydroxymethyldihydropteridine diphosphokinase — MGSNIEPLHHIRTGLTHLQRQFGPLILSAVYESQAVGFEGDNFYNLVTGFDTSMTIYQVVDILRHIEQVNGRQRYDKRFSARTLDLDLLLYDDLILKTDNLEVPRDEISQYAFVLLPLAEIAPTARHPLTGQRYIDMVKQFNHPDQPLWRINVDVTT, encoded by the coding sequence ATGGGCAGTAATATTGAACCATTACACCATATCCGTACGGGTTTAACCCACCTCCAACGTCAATTTGGGCCACTCATTTTATCAGCCGTTTATGAAAGTCAAGCAGTTGGTTTTGAAGGAGATAACTTTTATAATCTCGTTACTGGCTTTGATACTTCGATGACAATTTATCAAGTGGTTGATATTTTACGACATATCGAGCAAGTTAATGGACGTCAGCGATATGACAAGCGTTTTAGCGCACGCACTTTAGATTTAGATTTGTTACTTTATGACGATTTAATTCTCAAAACGGATAATCTAGAAGTACCCCGCGATGAAATTAGCCAATACGCTTTTGTCTTATTACCGTTAGCTGAAATTGCACCGACAGCGAGACATCCTCTCACCGGACAACGTTATATTGATATGGTAAAACAGTTTAACCACCCCGACCAACCGTTATGGCGCATCAATGTAGATGTAACCACCTAA
- a CDS encoding dehydrogenase: protein MMQNNDLTRKVAFITGGVKRLGAAIARHLHASGMNLVLHYRHSETAAHALQAELHNQRSESVLLLQADLLHTAKLTRMMQQIIDHYGRLDVLVNNASSFYPTPLGEVEEPEWEDLLGTNLKAPFFLSQAAAPHLSATQGCIINLVDIHAERPLKLHPVYSIAKAGLVMLTKSLARELGPKVRVNAIAPGAILWPTHEMDEVTKQRIISSIPLKCHGEPTAIAKTVSFLVYDAEYITGQVITVDGGRTLSQ, encoded by the coding sequence ATGATGCAAAACAACGACTTAACTCGTAAAGTTGCTTTTATTACGGGTGGAGTCAAACGTTTGGGTGCTGCGATTGCACGCCACTTACATGCTAGCGGTATGAATCTCGTGTTGCACTACCGTCATTCGGAAACGGCTGCCCATGCTTTACAAGCTGAATTGCATAATCAACGTTCAGAATCAGTGCTGTTATTGCAAGCCGACTTACTCCATACCGCTAAGTTAACTCGTATGATGCAGCAAATTATAGATCATTATGGACGTTTAGATGTATTAGTAAACAATGCTTCGAGTTTTTATCCAACCCCTTTAGGAGAAGTGGAGGAACCCGAGTGGGAAGATTTGCTGGGAACTAACCTCAAAGCACCTTTTTTTCTCTCTCAAGCCGCTGCTCCGCATTTAAGCGCCACGCAAGGTTGTATTATCAATCTAGTGGATATCCATGCCGAGCGACCACTGAAATTGCACCCGGTTTATAGTATTGCTAAAGCGGGTTTGGTGATGTTAACTAAATCTCTCGCTCGTGAACTGGGGCCAAAGGTGCGAGTTAACGCGATTGCGCCGGGTGCTATTTTATGGCCAACCCATGAAATGGATGAAGTCACCAAACAACGTATTATTTCGAGTATTCCGCTGAAATGTCACGGTGAACCCACTGCGATTGCTAAAACGGTGTCGTTTCTAGTCTATGATGCCGAATATATCACCGGCCAAGTGATTACGGTTGATGGCGGACGAACTTTAAGTCAATAG
- a CDS encoding helix-turn-helix domain-containing protein, with protein MSDLQKYISKRKNADNEFEDGFEEGYQAFKIGALLKQAREASGLTQEKIAEKLHTKKSAISRIENHAEDIKLSTLEKFVSVLGRKLEVSIR; from the coding sequence ATGAGCGATCTACAAAAATACATTAGCAAAAGAAAAAATGCTGATAATGAATTTGAAGATGGTTTTGAAGAAGGTTATCAAGCCTTTAAAATCGGAGCCTTACTCAAACAAGCTAGAGAAGCATCGGGTTTAACGCAAGAGAAAATAGCCGAGAAACTTCATACCAAAAAATCTGCAATTTCCAGAATTGAGAATCATGCGGAAGATATAAAACTGTCAACATTAGAAAAGTTTGTATCAGTACTTGGCCGAAAGCTCGAAGTATCGATAAGGTAA
- a CDS encoding plasmid stabilization protein, producing MYEILLERQAEKDLKRLPPVIFARIISHLKGLAENPKPVGCRKIVGAEYDWRIRVGDYRIIYELDDKLHTVKVWRIKHRREAYR from the coding sequence ATGTATGAAATTCTTCTAGAACGGCAAGCAGAAAAAGATTTAAAACGCCTACCACCGGTTATCTTCGCTCGAATTATTTCTCACTTGAAAGGATTGGCTGAAAATCCGAAACCAGTCGGTTGCCGCAAGATTGTCGGTGCAGAATATGACTGGCGAATTCGAGTAGGAGATTACCGGATTATTTACGAACTTGATGATAAACTGCACACAGTCAAAGTTTGGCGTATCAAACATCGACGTGAGGCTTATCGTTAG